Part of the Streptococcaceae bacterium ESL0687 genome is shown below.
ATTTTTCAACAAAGAGGTAGGCTGCTGGGCAGTACTCTGTGTTTTTGAGGGTTAAGTGATTGATTTGATAAATCCTTTTGCGGTCAGTATGAGGAAACTCACGGCAGGCCTTGGGGCGGACACTGTAAATGTCGCAGAGATTATCACAACCCAGGAAAGGACAGGGCATGGACTGGAAGACCTTGTCGCCATCTTCGTCAACCCGTAGGTAACTAGCCTCAAAGTCAGCTAGTTTCATGCGCTCTTTTTTAGCCACTCTTTCAATATCAGCCTCGGTCCATAAGGGACCAAGCCCCTTGCAGCAGTTGGCACATTTGGTACAGTCGACTTCTGCAAAAACCTCATCATGAATGGCCTTGGTTAATTTGTCCAGATTCTTTGGTTTTTTCTTTTTAAGGTTGGCTAGGAATTTTTCATGGGTCTTTCTTTTTTGAAGGGCCAAATCCCTGTAGTAGTCTACATCTATTCTATTGTCAATTTCTTTAATCATCTTTACATCTTTCTCATGGCAAGTGGATTTTTGAGTATAAAAAAAGCCCAAGCCATGCTTAGGACGTCGTAACGTGGTACCACCTAGGTTTGGGTAAAACTACCCCTCTACTAGTCTTAACGCGACCCACGCACAAGGTTTCCCAAGTGTTTTTCTAAAGTAGTCTTGAACAAGTCCCTTTGATAGGCTTCCACCGTCCCCATCTCGCTTTAAAAGCTTAAATGCACAAGTTGTCTTTAAATCTATTATATCCCTTTGAGTAAATTTTTCAAGTCATAAAATTCAATAAAAAAAACGACCTGAGGTCGTTTTTAAAACATGCTGATAATCAGTTGGACATTTAAAACAGTAAGAACTGTTACTGCTATCCAAGCTAGAATAGAAAGAATTCTCTTATTTTTAAATCTTTCACCCATGATTTTTTTGCTACTTGTAAAGTAGACTAAAGGAATCATTGAGGCTGGAAGGGCAATACTTAGAAAGACCTGACTTCCAACCATAAGATCATCAAGGGCTCCTTCATTTCCATTATAGTAAATGGCACATGCAAGGACTGGAAGAACTGACAGGGCACGGGTTATAAGTCTTCTTGACCAGGCAGGAATTTTCAAGTGAATGAATCCTTCCATAACAACCTGTCCTGTAAGGGTTCCAGTAATTGTTGAATTTTGTCCACTGGCAAGAAGGGCTACTGCAAAAAGGGTTGAGAGAAGAGGACTGGCTACATCTCCTGCAATATTTTTATCTTTAAGGGCGTCATAAAGGGCTGTAAAGGTTCCAAGGTCTTCCTTGGTTCCATAAAACATGGCAGCCCCTAAAATTAGAAGCAGGCAGTTGATAATAAAGGCCACTGACAGCTGGATATTTGAATCCCAGGTTGAGAAACGAACTGCACGCGCCACTTTTTCCTCATCCTGCCTGTCATACTTCCTACTTTGAGTTATTGATGAATGCAGGTAAAGATTATGAGGCATAACTGTTGCCCCTACAATCCCAAGGGCCATTGTGAGCTCACCGCGGTTAAGGATTTGTTTTTTAGGAACGAATCCTTCTACAATTGAGGCAAAACTTGGATTAGAAAGAGCAACCTCGTACCCAAAGACCACCAAAATAACTCCAATTAGACTGATTACAATTGCTTCAATTTTCCTAAAGCCAAGTCTCATCATGAACAATAGAAGAAAGACATCAAAGACTGTTAAAATTACCCCAAAGACAATCGGAATGTCAAAGAGA
Proteins encoded:
- a CDS encoding YkgJ family cysteine cluster protein, with amino-acid sequence MIKEIDNRIDVDYYRDLALQKRKTHEKFLANLKKKKPKNLDKLTKAIHDEVFAEVDCTKCANCCKGLGPLWTEADIERVAKKERMKLADFEASYLRVDEDGDKVFQSMPCPFLGCDNLCDIYSVRPKACREFPHTDRKRIYQINHLTLKNTEYCPAAYLFVEKLSEAMK
- a CDS encoding Nramp family divalent metal transporter, which encodes MKKENSFTRYANGPSLEEINGTVDVPKDNSFWKNLMAFSGPGALVAVGYMDPGNWITSIGGGSQYGYLLLSVIMLSSLIAMLLQYMAAKLGIVTGLDLAQATRKYTSKRVGFILWIVTELAIMATDIAEVIGGAIALNLLFDIPIVFGVILTVFDVFLLLFMMRLGFRKIEAIVISLIGVILVVFGYEVALSNPSFASIVEGFVPKKQILNRGELTMALGIVGATVMPHNLYLHSSITQSRKYDRQDEEKVARAVRFSTWDSNIQLSVAFIINCLLLILGAAMFYGTKEDLGTFTALYDALKDKNIAGDVASPLLSTLFAVALLASGQNSTITGTLTGQVVMEGFIHLKIPAWSRRLITRALSVLPVLACAIYYNGNEGALDDLMVGSQVFLSIALPASMIPLVYFTSSKKIMGERFKNKRILSILAWIAVTVLTVLNVQLIISMF